AGACATGAAGGTCGACCCACGGATGGTGGCAACTGTGGATGATTTTGCCGAACATCTAGAGATTCACCCCCAAACAATCAAAGACCTACATCGCGTTTGAGACAATCACTTAAAACGACTTTTAATAGATTACGGACGCAGGAGCTTAGGCGAATTTCTGGGCCTCGACTCAGCACCGAAAGTGATCATAGGTGTCATCACAATGTTTCACCAAGCCATCGGTGATCGGGCTGTTTCTGAACGGTATCAACAATTAGAGACTTATCCAAAAGGCAGCCTTGGGCACACAGTTTTCCATTGGTACCGGGATAGGAATTGGGCACTACCGGGGGGGGGGGGGGGGGGGGGGAGCACATCTGAATTACTCTTCAATCACGATTGCTGCCACATTCTTGGAGGATTCAATACAGATGTACAGGGAGAAATGAATGTGGCAGCCTTTCAGGCGGGCTCTTTGACGATGGTTTTGGCTTTGAATCACTTCTAGAAATAATTCTCGACTTTCATTTAGGAAAAGCCTTCAGTACGGTTGGAGATATCATTCCACCCTCCACAGGAGCCTTCCATCCAAACGATGCAATGGAAGGCTGTGAAAAGGGACTGGCTTGCAACACAAACCTCATTAGAGATTTTATTTTCTGGTCAGAAGCTGATCAATCCGTTTCCAAACTACGAGAGAAATTTAATATTCCAGCCTCATCTGGCCCTCTTTTAATTCAACCTTGACCACCAATTCACAATAAAAAAGCGGGGCATCACCCCGCTTTGGCCTAATCATGCAACAGGAGCACCCTATTCAATAGAAGCGCGCTGATATCAATCCACGAGTTTTGGATCAATCTCAGCAACATACCGAGCTTCACAGCTCTTGATGATCTCTACGGCTTTTTCAGTGCCAAAGAATCCATTCACCGTGCAGGTGCCAGGCTTTTTCAGATCCTTGTAATGCTCCCAGTAGTAAGTGGTTTCCTTTTTCCATTGCTCACCAAGATCTTCGAAGCTCTTGATGTGATCAACACGCTTGTCATCTGCCAAAACGGCGATCACCTTGTCATCAACCTCACCACCATCATCAAAGGTCATAATGCCGATAATCCTTGCTTCCACGATCGAACCAGGAATTAAGGGTTCGGTCACGTTCACGATCTCAATATCGAGAGGATCTCCATCCTCATCCCAAGTGCGAGGAATACAGCCATAGGCAAAGGGATAAGCCAGAGAGGAGTACCCAACCCGATCCAGCTTGAGATGGCCTGTTTCCGTAATGAGCTCGTACTTGTTGATCGTGTTGGAGTTCAGCTCCACGATGGTGTTGAGGCGTAGCTCAGACTCATCAGCAAAGGCCGGCAGCACATGAAGCAGGTTGGGCATGCTGCGGCTTGGAGCCTGGTCAAGATTGGCCATGGGAGAGGACGATCAGCGCCGAAATCCTACGGGGGCCCGACCCCAACCCCAAGCACGTATTCGTGCCGCATACGTAACGCTTACGTGCCACAGCTTCGCTTTGCAGCCAAAAGTTGCGCAAGTTTTTCTTCCAGG
This portion of the Synechococcus sp. ROS8604 genome encodes:
- a CDS encoding inorganic diphosphatase, producing MANLDQAPSRSMPNLLHVLPAFADESELRLNTIVELNSNTINKYELITETGHLKLDRVGYSSLAYPFAYGCIPRTWDEDGDPLDIEIVNVTEPLIPGSIVEARIIGIMTFDDGGEVDDKVIAVLADDKRVDHIKSFEDLGEQWKKETTYYWEHYKDLKKPGTCTVNGFFGTEKAVEIIKSCEARYVAEIDPKLVD